The nucleotide sequence TGAGTCAATGCTAATATAATTGCTGTGATTTGTGACGTGGTGTGGAATACACtgaatcatttattattttaaatttactaTACACTGTTTTCGTTTATTTCAGATGTTATTGAaagacttgctgtgcgtgtccCACCTTGTGAATGCATACATCAAGAAGAACTCCAAACGTTCGCAGACAGTTTTGGGTGTTTGTTGTTCACTTATTCTTTTCATGTGAGTGCATCGGTTTCTCTTTAATTAATATCATTGAATGAATATCAATCTGTATTCGcaatttgtgtatatttttggctgttttgtttgtttttgtaagggAGGAATTAGCAGTGAAATGATGGAGGCTGACCAGACAAAGATTCAAATGTTTCTCCATAGACTCAGTGTGGTACATGCTCAGGTAAAAATTGTGTTTATGGCAATTTACACAACAACCAAGACTGTTTCTAATTGTAataaatttgattaaatatttaagaaatgttttcattaaagTTCTGATATTTGTTGTAGTTCCGGGGAATGTATTAATATatgttaaacaaataatgtatgtcccttatttaaatatataaaattatctTATTCATCTGTTTCAGGTCAGAATGACGTTCGAGATTAGGACCGACTCCAAGAAAGACCAGCTAATTTTTAGGTTATTCAAAGAATTAAACGTTATTATAATTTAATGCAAGTGGTGCAATGATTAATATACTACTTACTAAAACTCActtttttgtttacagtattttattgtaaacaaaaTCTGATTAAAAATGCAATTGTCCTTTTCTCTTCCATTATAGGGGAGAAACAGGAAGTAAAGTTTCAGTGATGGATCACAGCATTTCTTTGGACAGTGCTGCATTTGGACAGTCAGTTCATGCAATTTTTGTTAAATAGAGCAACTTATTGGAAAGCAGAATCAACAAACTTTGAATATATACTCATAAAGTCTGACAACCATTtacttttctgttttatttccatctgtaatttttttatgaagGAGCCCATTCTCTGTACAGTGTCTCCTATCCTGTCCCAAAGCCCACCCCGTATTAGGAGACACATTCAGTTGTGTTCTCACCACTGACGCAATCGGAGAAGGGTTGTGTGGGGAAATGAGGATGGCTACCATGGCAACACTTACACCTTGTATGGATCAGTATCCCAACTGGCCGACTCGCCTGTCGTGCATACAGATATCCTTTTCTCTATTAAAAAAAGAGGGGGTATTATTCATATTAGAGATACGTTGTCTTGAAATCATTTGTTCCTTAACATTTAGTATACATGCTAGTGTACAGTCCATGCGGCATGCCTCTAATACACCATAGACATATGACTTTCCTCCAGGACTTGGCTACATCACTGTCTTGGGCTGATCTTGCCATTTCTGAAGTATCCTGCATGGAAGCACAAACCATTGAGGGTAAATGACAGGGCCAAATGGAAAGAAATTGAGGATACTGAGAGCAAATTGCTGCAAAGCTGAAAGGGCACTTTGCTACAAATAACTTTAGACTAATAGGAATCATGACGTCCCACCAAACTGATGCTCCAGACAGTCATCcagaaaatgtaattgtttaatTGTTGCTTTTCTCTAAACAGGCTCCTTGTGTTCCGAAATAAAGTTTTCTGTAGATTTCTGTCATCAGAATGAGGAATCGGGATGTAGCAGCTCTGTACACCAGAACTCTGAGCCAGAATGGAGCCATGCTGTAGAGCAGATTCTTACTCTATTCATTTTCACTCAATACACCGACGCTTTCCACTCCCAGGTTTCGGACTTCATAAGTAGGTCTCATGTACTTGTTTTATCACATAGTCATCTTAAGATTGGTCTTGATATTTGAGGTTCTGCTCTGAATGTTAAACATGTCAGTCAGTGAGGAGGCTTTAGAGAGTCATTTGGATTCAGTGCTTTGGTACAACGGGGATCAAGTTAGGGCAGATCTGCAGACTACACTTAGAAGCACACTGAAGGGTTTCCAGaaaagacaaaatgtaagatttTACTTTATTGAATTTGattatatttaacaaaatgtgcttttgaaCAACATAGGTCATTGTGAACCATACTCTACTTTGTCTGTGTACTTTAGGCCAGGCAGAGGTTGCAGTCCACCCTAACCACTGTCTTGAGCTCAGTGAGCAGTATAATTGCCAGTAGCAGCAATGCAAAGTTTCGAAAAACATGCTATGACagcatgagggtattatatatgACCATAGTTTAATCTAGTTGCCAAAATATATATCACACTTTAGATATCATTTAACCGTGTTTCTTCTGGTAAAACTCCACATTATAGGTCACGAACACTTGCGAGTTTCGTGTATCTCTACAACGATCTCTTCAAACTGTCATGGATGGCCGCTTTGCTCCCAGGCGCATGTGTACTAATGAAAAGgtcttttttttaattcctTCAGATTATTTAGTTAATGTGTTCTTATTGTTGCCTTTTCATAATGAGACCTTttgatttattgttttcaaaaacaattttgCTCTCACAAGATGGCTGAAGCTGTTAGCTCTGAACAGAGTAGCATTGAAGAAGGTGAGTTTGAGCCTACTGGAAAAATCAGATGAGACCAATGAAAAAATCATGCTGGACTAGGTTGGTGTCTGCTGGTTGGTTTGATAGATTTTGAAGCTAAGCTCATTTTTGAAAGTCAAAATTAGTTATAAGCTAATTAGGGGGATCATGAATCATTCGTTGCATCAGTATCCCAGTCTTATTTTAAAAGAGATTGTGTTGATTCATCCTTTGTTTCAGATTTTGAAAACCCACCAGGCTTTTCTCCTAAGAGGAATGACGGTGACGTTGGATCATCATGCAGTATCCCTAAGAAGAGACGGTGCTCACAGTTCCCTGAAACTTCAGATACTTTCATGAATGTAATGAATTCAGACGTCTTTGAGGCATCAGACATTCAGAGACGCCCCCTGTCACCTATACAACTTCCTCAAAGTCAGCAAGCCAAAATGACCCAAGACATGCCCTCAGTTCCCTCCCTGACTAAGCTGACTAAACGGAAAAATAAACAGGCGAGGCTTTATTTATGCATCTtttaattaacatatttattgtgaTGTTACATTGTCCAGTACAACTCAAAAGAAACTGTATAACCCAACCATTTTCTtatatgtctttgttttgtaggtAGAGAAGCAGTGGCTTCAAGAGCTTGAAAACTTTTCTGAATGGGACTGAGATCTCAGACAGACTTTCTCTGGCTCTCTTTTGTTGTTCTTTTCATGTCATCTTTGAAAAGATTTGTTAGAAGTTGTAAATTCTTTCTCGTATATGTCTGTTTAGGATACAGTACTAAgtatgttacatttttattcaaagtatatatataaatacatatttaattttatgCCACAtggaacaataaaatgtatatgttggtgcatcatataaaataatgtaaaatattggaTACATTGAAACAATTGTGATGTGTGAACAATTGCACATCCCTGAATCCGCAACTAAATTAATAACGCCTGAATAAAATGACTGcgtttttgtttaaaactagCCTTAAATACCCCACATTAAATCTCAAACATAGTTTTTAAAACGAACATTGTTTTAGATCACACCTCTTGTCCTCCGGTGATGGACTCATCCACTGGACTGGTAGTCCGTTCTTCGAGACTGCACTGCAGCCGTGGTGGACAAAAACGCTCTCGCGTTCGCTTTTTCAAAACCTCGCGAGAATTCAGCCTGTCGTACTTTCAGTGTTTTCTCTTCGTTATGGGCAGCGTTGAGTTAACAGACAAATACACAATGGACTGAACTTTATAAAGGTAACAAATACCGGACGAAATGACTTTATTTCAACGTCTGTTTGTAACTCCGTAATATGTCTATAATTACTCAGCAGGTGTAGCATCTTGCTAAGTTGCAGCTATCACGCTAGGCTAATGAAAGGCACCGGCTCCAGTCAaacccagtgtgtgtgtgtgtgtgtgtggctaaCAGAGCGACAGTCATCACTTAAGCTGATAGAAATGTAGACAGTCTCACGTTTAGACATCTGCTGCTTGGCTCAGCGACGAAGTGACGGGATATCTAGCCAGATATTGATCTCACCGAGTGGTAATTCTATGCTTATACTAGTCTTTAAAGTCGTTGTTTATGTAGTCAATGTTGTCCTTAGACTTTTAATGTAGGAATGTTTGGCAACCATGGCTTATTAGGTGGCTTTGGGATCATGTGTACTAGACATCCTAATGTGTTGTTAGTGCAGCAGCTGCCACTATTATTGTTGACAACATACATTTCACCCAGTGAAGTTCAGATTGCTCTGATTTTGTCATATAGATGTCTCAAAACGCATAGTTTATATATAAGAAGCTCATAAAAAAGCACACGGCTAGACATATTCTGATTGGGTGTCTGTTGTTTAGTATCACATAAAATAATGAAACTGCCAGCAGGATTCAGTGCGTGTCTCCTGGACTTGCCATCATAAGGATGTTCCCCTGCCTGGCCTATAGACCATGGCAAGTCCTCTGTCGGGTCTACCTGCAACAACGAGCCCCCCTGTCTCAAATACCCCCCAAAGTAGCAAAGCCGTGTTTTGGTAAGAGTGTCATGCATTGTGGAAATCTGTAGTTATTTATGAGTAAATAccatgtttatttgtgtttgtgccGAGGAATGACTTCTTAATGCATGACTTGTGCCATTCTGTAGGTTGGCAAAGTTGCGCAGGGGTCCACAAATTCTGGTTTAGCTTTCCAGACTCAAGAGTGACGTCTGTGACATGGACACAGGTGCAGTACTGTTCCACATCAAACAGTGGTAAAGACGGTTCTCCACCGAGCGTTAGTGGGACAAAACCTTCCGAGAAAGCACAAGCTGCCCAGCCCGCTGCAAAAACAACTGGTAATATCTTCAAGGATGGTAGCTTTCATATGCttcactgtttgtttgtttgtttgtttgtttacaaggaTTTTCaacttttatagattttttatcTTATATTTCGTTTGTGTCATTGTCCTTTccaagaaaagtaagagaataATGACATTTGCTTTAGCCGTTAAtggttgtttttcttttccctGTTTTGCTTTTAGGATTGACAAAAGCTGAGACCATTCAGGTGAAAGGTATTAACCAGTTTTTTTACACACAAAGTCAGAATGTATATCGCTTTCGAGACTTTAGATATCGGTATCTGTTCCTTATATTTACAGTTCGGGCCGTCCTGAAAAAGAGGGAATATGGCACAAAGTACACCCAAAATAATTTCATCACTGCTGTGAGAGCTATGAACGAGTTCTGCCTCAAACTCAGGTATCATAAAATTCCGAATCGGTCCTTAGATCTTTTTTTTATGGTAACGATCACAAAATTCCACTATAACATCTATTCAATAAAATAGTCTACCATAAACTACATCTAAATCTGTGTCTTTCTGTGTACTCTTAAGTGATCTTGAGCAGCTTAGAAAGATCCGTCGGCGTAGTCCCCATGATGACACAGAAGCTTTTACCGTCTTTCTGCGATCAGACGTGGAGGCAAAGTATGTGCAACCATCTACCTATGTACCAGTAACAAAATACTAAGCATTAGTGATTATGTTTTGCTGTCTGTATCCAGAGCGCTGGATGTATGGGGCAGTCAAGAGGCGCTCGCTCGAGAGAGGAATCTTAGGAAAGAAGTGGAACGGGAGTATGAGGAAAGTATGTCTTTTTAG is from Triplophysa rosa linkage group LG13, Trosa_1v2, whole genome shotgun sequence and encodes:
- the zgc:195212 gene encoding DUF4554 domain-containing protein; the encoded protein is MVAMTALPDLPVTLTVSAAGAWCKKVTKSALQDVIERLAVRVPPCECIHQEELQTFADSFGCLLFTYSFHGGISSEMMEADQTKIQMFLHRLSVVHAQVRMTFEIRTDSKKDQLIFRGETGSKVSVMDHSISLDSAAFGQSPFSVQCLLSCPKAHPVLGDTFSCVLTTDAIGEGLCGEMRMATMATLTPCMDQYPNWPTRLSCIQMLVYSPCGMPLIHHRHMTFLQDLATSLSWADLAISEVSCMEAQTIEGSLCSEIKFSVDFCHQNEESGCSSSVHQNSEPEWSHAVEQILTLFIFTQYTDAFHSQVSDFISSEEALESHLDSVLWYNGDQVRADLQTTLRSTLKGFQKRQNARQRLQSTLTTVLSSVSSIIASSSNAKFRKTCYDSMRVTNTCEFRVSLQRSLQTVMDGRFAPRRMCTNEKVFFLIPSDYLGDHESFVASVSQSYFKRDCVDSSFVSDFENPPGFSPKRNDGDVGSSCSIPKKRRCSQFPETSDTFMNVMNSDVFEASDIQRRPLSPIQLPQSQQAKMTQDMPSVPSLTKLTKRKNKQVEKQWLQELENFSEWD